A section of the Primulina eburnea isolate SZY01 chromosome 1, ASM2296580v1, whole genome shotgun sequence genome encodes:
- the LOC140831429 gene encoding xyloglucan glycosyltransferase 4-like produces the protein MAPSSLVVTLEKPENISLIELNDAAAVSIFKEKQKAASPKQFTWVLYLKANRVLACIPWLAVGFSSVFWSVKRRIASSDPNEEDPRHRGRRLYRFIKVFLAISVAALLVESFAYFNKWGLRKVNPLEVQNLVQLCFVAWLRFRADYVAPLVVSISKFCIVLFIIQSVDRIVQCLGCFWIKYKNLKPVVEGEPFDIEDGGSFPMVLVQIPMCNEKEVFDQSIAAACQLDWPKDRFLVQVLDDSDDELLQHLIREEVLSWKEKGVNIVYRHRFVRTGYKAGNLKSAMACEYVKNYEFVTIFDADFQPNPDFLKLTIPHFKGKPEVGLVQARWSFVNKDENLLTRLQNINLCFHFEVEQQANGVFLNFFGFNGTAGVWRIKALEDSGGWLERTTVEDMDIAVRAHLHGWKFIFLNDVRVLCELPESYEAYKKQQHRWHSGPMQLFRLCIPAILTSKISACKKANLIFLFFLLRKLILPFYSFTLFCIILPLTMFIPEAQLPAWVICYVPIIMSILNILPAPKSFPFIIPYLLFENTMSVTKFNAMVSGLFQLGSAYEWVVTKKTGRASESDLLSLAEKDTKASQEEKIQRKLSESGIEMLEKYNEQKDQKSVPAPKKNRIYRKELALAFLLLTAATRSLLSAHGVHFYYLLFQGLSFLVMGLDLIGEQVS, from the exons ATGGCGCCAAGTTCTTTGGTGGTCACGCTTGAGAAGCCTGAAAACATCTCCTTAATAGAGCTGAACGACGCAGCTGCTGTATCTATATTCAAGGAGAAGCAGAAGGCCGCGAGCCCGAAGCAGTTCACTTGGGTTCTTTACTTGAAAGCGAACAGAGTTTTGGCTTGTATTCCATGGTTAGCCGTTGGTTTTAGTTCTGTTTTCTGGTCAGTCAAGAGGCGCATTGCTTCATCGGATCCGAACGAAGAGGACCCGAGACACAGGGGAAGAAGGCTGTACAGATTTATAAAAGTGTTTCTCGCGATTTCGGTGGCGGCCCTTTTGGTTGAAAGCTTTGCTTATTTCAATAAATGGGGTTTGAGGAAGGTGAATCCGTTGGAGGTACAGAATCTGGTGCAGTTGTGTTTCGTGGCTTGGCTGAGATTCAGAGCAGATTATGTTGCCCCATTGGTTGTGTCGATTTCCAAGTTTTGCATAGTTTTGTTCATCATTCAATCCGTGGATCGAATCGTTCAATGTTTGGGCTGTTTCTGGATTAAGTACAAGAATTTGAAACCTGTGGTAGAAGGCGAGCCTTTCGACATTGAAGATGGGGGAAGTTTCCCTATGGTTCTTGTTCAGATTCCCATGTGCAACGAAAAAGAG GTATTTGATCAGTCGATTGCCGCTGCTTGCCAGTTAGATTGGCCGAAGGATCGATTTCTTGTTCAAGTGTTGGATGATTCAGATGATGAACTTTTACAGCATCTGATCAGGGAAGAAGTATTGTCTTGGAAGGAGAAAGGAGTGAACATAGTTTACAGGCACCGATTTGTTCGGACAGGTTATAAAGCCGGCAACCTTAAATCCGCCATGGCTTGTGAATATGTTAAGAACTACGAATTTGTTACGATATTTGATGCGGACTTCCAACCCAACCCTGATTTCCTCAAACTGACCATTCCTCACTTCAAG GGGAAACCTGAGGTAGGCCTTGTCCAGGCTCGCTGGTCATTTGTGAACAAAGATGAAAACTTGCTCACAAGGCTGCAGAACATCAATTTATGCTTCCACTTCGAGGTCGAACAGCAGGCAAACGGCGTTTTTCTCAACTTCTTTGGGTTCAATGGGACTGCCGGTGTTTGGAGGATCAAGGCCCTGGAGGATTCAGGCGGATGGCTTGAAAGAACGACGGTGGAGGACATGGATATAGCCGTTCGAGCTCACTTACACGGATGGAAATTCATCTTCCTCAATGATGTAAGAGTGCTTTGTGAGTTACCCGAATCATACGAAGCGTACAAGAAGCAGCAGCACCGGTGGCATTCTGGCCCCATGCAGCTCTTCAGATTATGCATTCCCGCAATCTTAACTTCAAAG ATATCGGCATGTAAGAAAGCCAACTTGATATTCCTGTTCTTTCTCCTAAGAAAACTGATACTTCCTTTCTACTCATTCACACTATTTTGCATCATACTTCCATTAACAATGTTCATACCAGAAGCCCAGTTACCGGCCTGGGTTATCTGCTACGTCCCCATCATCATGTCGATTCTCAACATCCTACCTGCCCCGAAATCTTTCCCCTTTATAATCCCATATCTGCTCTTCGAAAACACAATGTCCGTCACAAAATTCAACGCAATGGTATCCGGGCTATTTCAACTAGGAAGCGCATACGAATGGGTGGTGACAAAGAAAACTGGGAGGGCATCAGAATCAGACTTGCTCTCCCTGGCCGAAAAGGACACGAAGGCTTCACAAGAAGAGAAGATTCAGAGGAAGCTTTCTGAATCCGGGATCGAAATGCTGGAGAAATATAACGAGCAGAAGGATCAAAAGAGCGTCCCCGCCCCTAAAAAGAACAGAATTTACAGGAAAGAACTCGCACTCGCGTTTCTTCTGCTCACCGCCGCCACAAGAAGCCTGTTATCAGCTCACGGGGTTCATTTCTACTACTTGCTGTTCCAGGGGCTGTCGTTTCTTGTCATGGGCTTGGATTTAATTGGGGAGCAAGTGAGCTGA
- the LOC140831550 gene encoding U-box domain-containing protein 40-like — protein sequence MGSGKQRWKISFYKSPSTLQLQKKLSETQIQRPFSVPTEFLCPISNSLMADPVIMSSGYTFERNCVDACVSLSFTPTVAGVADFSLLIPNLALKSAILSWCHLHRIDPPKPIDFYSAQKLLRTLMNSEDGGNRNHSIGSIRGADELSRTPSVVSAASSDGRPTTPFPFATRPSCYSSSSSCDNEILTYPALWEEEELMLKLKSSQISNQEEGLASLRKLTRTREDTRIHLCTPRLLSAIKTLIPSKYVALQVNAVAALVNLSLEKQNKVKIVRSGIVPPLIDVLRGGFSESQEHAAGALFSLSLDDQNKTAIGVLGALPPLLNALRSTSERTRHDSALALYHLSLVQSNRVKMIKLGLVTILLGMVKSGHMTGRVMLVLCSLAASMEGRASMLDEGAVDCFASLLSRDEFDSVATRDSCLAAFYGLSNGGLRFKGLAKEAGAEKVLEKLEGRGSDRANKKVRRILETLRKRDEVENEEIDWEELLNSEEDVSRTQSRIKDSN from the coding sequence ATGGGTAGTGGTAAGCAAAGATGGAAGATTTCGTTTTACAAGTCACCATCAACCTTACAGCTTCAGAAAAAGTTGTCTGAAACTCAAATTCAACGACCCTTTTCAGTTCCTACGGAATTTTTGTGCCCCATCTCAAACTCGTTAATGGCGGACCCTGTAATAATGTCATCCGGCTACACCTTCGAGCGCAACTGCGTAGACGCATGCGTGTCCCTTTCTTTCACACCCACTGTCGCTGGAGTGGCCGACTTCTCCTTGCTCATTCCCAACCTCGCTCTCAAGTCCGCTATTCTTAGCTGGTGCCATCTCCACCGCATCGACCCGCCAAAACCCATCGACTTTTACTCAGCTCAGAAACTCCTGCGCACGTTGATGAACTCAGAAGATGGTGGAAATAGAAACCATAGCATTGGGTCGATTCGTGGGGCGGATGAATTGAGCCGGACCCCGAGCGTGGTGTCTGCAGCGAGTTCCGACGGCAGGCCGACTACTCCTTTTCCTTTTGCTACCCGTCCCTCTTGTtattcttcgtcttcttcgtgTGATAATGAAATCTTAACGTATCCAGCTTTGTGGGAAGAGGAAGAGCTAATGTTGAAGCTGAAAAGCTCTCAAATTTCCAATCAAGAAGAGGGTTTAGCTTCCCTTCGGAAGCTGACTCGAACCCGGGAAGATACTCGGATCCATCTCTGCACTCCTAGACTACTATCCGCTATAAAAACATTAATCCCCTCGAAATATGTAGCTCTGCAAGTGAACGCTGTCGCGGCGCTGGTGAACCTGTCGTTGGAGAAACAAAACAAAGTAAAGATCGTTCGTTCAGGAATCGTTCCGCCATTGATCGACGTTCTACGAGGCGGATTTTCAGAGTCTCAGGAGCATGCAGCTGGCGCGCTCTTTAGTTTATCCCTCGATGATCAGAACAAGACCGCCATTGGAGTCTTGGGAGCCCTGCCTCCGCTACTCAACGCACTTCGTTCTACCTCGGAGCGGACTCGGCATGACTCGGCTCTGGCCCTGTATCACCTTTCTCTGGTACAAAGCAATCGGGTCAAAATGATCAAACTCGGGTTGGTTACGATACTGTTAGGGATGGTGAAATCGGGTCATATGACGGGTCGGGTTATGTTGGTTTTATGTAGCTTAGCTGCCAGCATGGAAGGGAGGGCTTCAATGCTGGATGAGGGTGCAGTGGATTGCTTCGCGAGTCTCCTGAGTCGTGACGAATTTGACTCGGTAGCGACTCGGGATAGCTGCTTGGCTGCGTTTTACGGGCTGAGTAATGGTGGATTGAGGTTTAAGGGGTTAGCAAAGGAGGCGGGGGCGGAGAAAGTGCTAGAGAAGCTGGAGGGAAGGGGTAGTGATCGTGCTAACAAGAAAGTGAGGAGGATATTGGAGACGTTGAGGAAGAGAGACGAGGTAGAAAATGAGGAAATCGACTGGGAAGAGTTGCTAAACTCGGAAGAGGATGTGAGTCGGACACAGAGTCGAATCAAGGATTCGAATTAA